In Gemmatimonadota bacterium, the genomic stretch CGGTCTGTGGCGCCGCTGTCCCGTGGAGCCCGAACTGGGGTTCGCAGGCGGCGCATACGAGTTGATAGGTTCCCTAGTCGGCGACATGGAAGGAAAGGATGTCTGCGTCATCGGCAGTGGGGACAACTACGCGGCCTTCGCCCTGGCGGGCATGGAAGCTAGCGTCACCTCGGTAGACATCTCCGATCGACAATTGGATACTGCATCCGGTCGCGCGGAGCAACTGGGTCTTTCCATTGCATTCGTTCGGGCCGACGCAGCCGATCTCAAGCCGCTGGCGGACCGGACGTACGACCTGGTCTGCTCGACCAACGGATTCTTCGTCTGGATCGCGGATCTGCGTACGGTCTATGGGGAGATTTTTCGCATACTGAAGCCCGGCGGACACTACGTCTTCTATGATGTGCATCCCTTTCAGAGGCTCTGGAAAGGCGGGAACTGTTCGATCGAGGTGGAAAAAACCTACTGGCAAACCGGGCCTTATCGAGACGAAAAAGATGAGACCTTTGAATACAACTGGACGCTCGGCGAGATCTTGAATCCTCTGACGGATACGGGATTTGTCCTTCGCCGCGTCCTGGAACACCCGGCCGGCGATGAGAACTACTGGGAGGGTTCTTCATTTCTGCCGTGCAGCGACAGGCGGCTTCTGGATTGGAAGGAGAATCCCTTGGCCGCCCTCCCGGTCTGGCTCTCAGCGGCGTTACAGAAGCCGGTGTGATGCCAGGCAGTTTCGTCCCACCCGACGGCCGGAAACAGGCTGATCCCTCACTCAGGGGCGGTAATGACCAAAGGTTCTCGTGCAACTTTTCGCGGCGTCCCCCTGGGGAGCAGGGTCCACGTCACCGGCAACAGTTGTTCGGGAAAAAGCACCCTGGGCCGACGGATTGCCTCTGCACTTGACGTCCCTCACGTGGAGCTGGACGCCCTCAACTGGGAACCGGGATGGGTCAGCCTCGCCGAAAAAGATCCCGAAGAGCTGGAACGGCAAATCTCGGACGCGACATCGGGAGACGGCTGGGTGGTCTCGGGTTCGTACATGGGCTTTTCGATGCGGACTTTCTGGTCCAGGGTGGAAACGGTCGTCTGGCTGGACCTGCCCGTGCACCGGCTGCTCTGGCGCGTGCTGGTCCGGTCGTGGAAACGCTCGCGTTCGAAAGAATTGCTCTGGGGCACCAATTACGAGCGATTCTGGCCCCAGCTGAAGGTGTGGAACCGGGAGGACTCGCTGGTCTGGTGGATCGTTACCCAGCAGGGCAGGAAGCGCCGGCGCATGCGGGCCTGCATGGAGGATCTCGAATGGCGGCACATCGCTTTTGTCAGACTCGGATCCAACGCGGAAATCGAAGCGTTCTTGCGTACCGTGAAAGGTATTCGCCCGTAGCTTAATCGAATCGTTGATTTTAGGCTGATTCAAAATCAAATCTTGATTTAGCCTGAAATGTGCGGTTGATCGTCTGGAAAGAGGAGCTGTAAAGTGCGCCGGGGCAAGCTATGGTGGTCGAAACCGGCTGTCTCATGCATCGTGCGCGTGACGGCCTGCCTGGTCTTCGCAGTCTGCGTAGTCTACACGGCGTTCATTCCCACTGCCGCCCTTTCCGTACCAGCCGTCGCCGTGCAGGTAGAAACCGAGGATAATACCGTGTTCTGGTCGACCACACTGAAGATGATCCGTGCGAAGTTCCCAGGGGTCTCGCAGCTTTCCACCGACAGCCTGCAGACCTGGCTGGAGGAGCCAGGGCAGGCGCAGATGGGGCGTCCGCTGCTTCTGGACGTGCGGGAGAAGGAGGAATACGAGGTCAGCCACTTGAAAGAAGCCGTACTTGCCGCTTCTGAGAAGGAGGCAATTGAGGTGCTTGAAGGCGTTCCTCCGGATCGGCCCGTCGTGCTCTACTGTTCCGTGGGCTACCGGTCGTCGGAGATGGCCGACTTCCTGCATAAGAGGGGATACGAAAAGGTCTACAACCTGGAAGGATCAATCTTCGCCTGGGCCAATGAGGGACGACCCGTCTATCAAGGTGACGAACGCGTACACGTTGTCCATCCCTATGACCGGGTGTGGGGCAAGCTGCTGAAGAAGGTGCTCAGGTCCTGGTGAGCCGTGTAAATTCCCTGCCTAGCGGTTTCTTCCGCCCCACCAGGAGCAGGTTCGCCGGCAGATTCTCCAGCGGCGCCTTGCCCTCCCAGTCCTGACGCCCGTCCCCGTATTCCTCCATGGCCGTGAGTTCGCATCCGCCATCCAGCATGGCGCGAACCATGTCCGATACCGTCCAGTGGAATTCGTAACTCGGGAGCGGTCCCGGATCACCTGAAAGATCCTCGGACCGGTCGTAGGTAAGGGGACCGTTGTCGAAGTAGTGGTATTCCTGCTTCAGCGGACCGGCCGAATGTTTCCAGATCCGGCGGAAGGGATGGTACTCGTTGACCATGAACAGTCCGCCTGGTTTAAGTATCCGAATGGCTTCTCCGTAGTAGCGCTTCAGATCGGACACCCACACGGCAACATGACCGCCCGTGTAGACAATGTCGAACCCACCACCAGGAGGGTCGCCCGGTCCGTCCGGTCCGTCCGGGTCTCCCGGCTCGTCCGGGTCGCCTGGTTCGTCCGGATCGCCAAGGCCTCCCAGCTCGGTCACGTCCGCCCGGTGAAAGGCGATCGATAGACCGAGTTCTTCCGCTCTTCCGGCGGCGATGTCCAGTTGGGCCTGCGAGATATCCACGGAGGTGACCCGGGCTCCGGCGACGGCCAGGGCGAAGGCTACCAGGTTGTCCCCGCTGCCCAGTACGCAGATGGACCGGCCGGACATGTCGCCGAGGTATTTCAGCTCGACGTCGTCCAGGGCGATGCGGATATCGCCCGGAATCCCGCGCCAGTCCACTTTGGCGTCAAAACCCGCCTGCCACTGGGCGGCAGCGGCGTCCCAGCCCCGGCGATTCGCCTCGTGCATGGGATGCCGGCACATGATCTTAAGTCCTTTCAGGTCCTTCGGGCCACCCAGACCTGTTCATTGCCATGCTCGAATGGACCACGCTGGAAGTCCCCGTAGAGCGCTTCGATTTCGTAGCCGCAAAGTTCGAGAAGATACTGCATCTCGAACCGATGGACATAGCGTAGATACAATGGGGTGGTGGTCTTCGAAATCACCCGGCCCTCGTCGTCCACTTCTTCGAAGAACCGGTGTTCCTCCAGCGTCTGCTCCAAGGGATCGTACCGGCGTGTATCCGAAACAAGGACGCGGCGTCCCGTCTCGGGATGGGTGAACGAACCCAAGTGATTGAGGGTGCCCCTGGGCGGTTTCATGTAGGCCGCGATCAACTCGATGCTGGGGTCGAACACGTTGAAAACCAGCCGTCCCCGGTCCGTCAGATGCGCGCGGATCCGCGTCAAGGCCCGGC encodes the following:
- a CDS encoding class I SAM-dependent methyltransferase; translated protein: MEPELGFAGGAYELIGSLVGDMEGKDVCVIGSGDNYAAFALAGMEASVTSVDISDRQLDTASGRAEQLGLSIAFVRADAADLKPLADRTYDLVCSTNGFFVWIADLRTVYGEIFRILKPGGHYVFYDVHPFQRLWKGGNCSIEVEKTYWQTGPYRDEKDETFEYNWTLGEILNPLTDTGFVLRRVLEHPAGDENYWEGSSFLPCSDRRLLDWKENPLAALPVWLSAALQKPV
- a CDS encoding adenylate kinase, coding for MTKGSRATFRGVPLGSRVHVTGNSCSGKSTLGRRIASALDVPHVELDALNWEPGWVSLAEKDPEELERQISDATSGDGWVVSGSYMGFSMRTFWSRVETVVWLDLPVHRLLWRVLVRSWKRSRSKELLWGTNYERFWPQLKVWNREDSLVWWIVTQQGRKRRRMRACMEDLEWRHIAFVRLGSNAEIEAFLRTVKGIRP
- a CDS encoding rhodanese-like domain-containing protein, which produces MRRGKLWWSKPAVSCIVRVTACLVFAVCVVYTAFIPTAALSVPAVAVQVETEDNTVFWSTTLKMIRAKFPGVSQLSTDSLQTWLEEPGQAQMGRPLLLDVREKEEYEVSHLKEAVLAASEKEAIEVLEGVPPDRPVVLYCSVGYRSSEMADFLHKRGYEKVYNLEGSIFAWANEGRPVYQGDERVHVVHPYDRVWGKLLKKVLRSW
- a CDS encoding class I SAM-dependent methyltransferase — translated: MCRHPMHEANRRGWDAAAAQWQAGFDAKVDWRGIPGDIRIALDDVELKYLGDMSGRSICVLGSGDNLVAFALAVAGARVTSVDISQAQLDIAAGRAEELGLSIAFHRADVTELGGLGDPDEPGDPDEPGDPDGPDGPGDPPGGGFDIVYTGGHVAVWVSDLKRYYGEAIRILKPGGLFMVNEYHPFRRIWKHSAGPLKQEYHYFDNGPLTYDRSEDLSGDPGPLPSYEFHWTVSDMVRAMLDGGCELTAMEEYGDGRQDWEGKAPLENLPANLLLVGRKKPLGREFTRLTRT
- a CDS encoding class I SAM-dependent methyltransferase, which encodes MSEYDRTDAGIYDSFSTGLEGDEAFYVEEAARAEGPVLEIGCGTGRITIPIAESGVSIVGLDRAPAMLEVARRKMDALPDETKQRMQIVEGDMRTFSLERRFPLAIIPYRAFLHMMSGEDQRRALTRIRAHLTDRGRLVFNVFDPSIELIAAYMKPPRGTLNHLGSFTHPETGRRVLVSDTRRYDPLEQTLEEHRFFEEVDDEGRVISKTTTPLYLRYVHRFEMQYLLELCGYEIEALYGDFQRGPFEHGNEQVWVARRT